A single region of the Streptomyces caelestis genome encodes:
- a CDS encoding LCP family protein, with the protein MAQSSSVYGDGTKPGAVPGGPGAGRAVGPGGGDGRGGRRPGRGHRVLRWSATSLSALILATAGAGYLYYAHLNGNIEKGRRSSGDSKARKSAPNAAGQTPLNILLVGSDSRNSDENVKLGGARKDRGNPPLGDVQMLIHLAADRRSAAVVSIPRDTRVDIPKCTDPKTGRTYPPVNTIINASLARGGAGCTLATWENLTGVYIDHWMTIDFAGVVKMADAIGGVEVCVRQNVWDHPLPGVPGGSGLKLTAGRKKVQGEQALQWLRTRHAWGSDPLRARAQHMYMNSMIRTLKAQNVFTDTGRLTDLAEAATRSLHVSEELGTVKKLYDLGTQLKTVPTDRVTMTTLPTAEDPQDRNHLVPAGADADRVWDMIRDDVPFDGKGGKPGTQKTETQAPKDPAAADDAIGVLVQNATRSTTLGPVSGRAGAIARLLVGKGFTKAAADTSGALSEERTVVRYPSAELAGDAQRVAKSLGVPASSVRRSTDVSGVTVVVGADWRTGTAYPKQPAPQAGGLPGDADALNGSDAGQCMDVYAPYRW; encoded by the coding sequence ATGGCACAGAGCAGCAGTGTGTACGGGGACGGGACGAAGCCGGGTGCCGTCCCGGGCGGGCCGGGCGCGGGCAGAGCCGTCGGGCCGGGCGGCGGGGACGGCCGGGGAGGCCGCCGGCCCGGCCGGGGCCACCGCGTGCTGCGCTGGTCGGCGACGTCCCTCTCCGCGCTGATCCTGGCGACCGCGGGCGCCGGCTACCTCTACTACGCGCACCTGAACGGCAACATCGAGAAGGGCCGGCGCAGCAGCGGCGACTCCAAGGCGCGCAAGTCCGCTCCGAACGCGGCCGGGCAGACGCCCCTGAACATCCTGCTGGTCGGCTCCGACAGCCGTAACTCCGACGAGAACGTGAAACTGGGCGGCGCCCGGAAGGACCGCGGCAATCCGCCGCTGGGCGACGTGCAGATGCTCATCCACCTGGCCGCGGACCGCAGGAGTGCCGCCGTGGTGAGCATCCCGCGCGACACCCGGGTCGACATACCGAAGTGCACCGACCCGAAGACCGGGCGGACGTACCCGCCGGTCAACACGATCATCAACGCCTCGCTGGCCCGTGGCGGAGCGGGCTGCACGCTGGCGACCTGGGAGAACCTCACCGGGGTCTACATCGACCACTGGATGACGATCGACTTCGCGGGCGTGGTGAAGATGGCGGACGCCATCGGCGGGGTCGAGGTGTGCGTGCGGCAGAACGTGTGGGACCACCCGCTGCCCGGTGTGCCCGGCGGCTCCGGCCTGAAGCTGACGGCCGGGCGGAAGAAGGTCCAGGGCGAGCAGGCGCTCCAGTGGCTGCGCACCCGGCACGCCTGGGGCAGCGACCCGCTGCGGGCCCGGGCGCAGCACATGTACATGAACTCGATGATCCGCACGCTCAAGGCGCAGAACGTCTTCACCGACACCGGCCGGCTGACCGATCTGGCCGAGGCGGCGACCAGGTCGCTGCACGTGTCCGAGGAGCTCGGCACGGTGAAGAAGCTGTACGACCTGGGGACGCAGCTGAAGACGGTCCCGACGGACCGCGTCACCATGACGACGCTGCCCACGGCCGAGGACCCGCAGGACCGCAACCACCTGGTGCCGGCCGGCGCCGACGCCGACCGGGTGTGGGACATGATCCGCGACGACGTTCCCTTCGACGGCAAGGGCGGGAAGCCGGGCACGCAGAAGACGGAAACCCAGGCGCCCAAGGATCCGGCCGCGGCGGACGACGCGATCGGCGTCCTGGTGCAGAACGCCACACGTTCCACCACCCTCGGTCCGGTGAGCGGGCGCGCGGGCGCCATCGCGCGGCTGCTCGTGGGGAAGGGCTTCACGAAGGCCGCCGCGGACACCTCGGGCGCGCTGTCCGAGGAGCGGACCGTGGTGCGCTATCCGAGCGCCGAGCTGGCGGGTGACGCACAGCGTGTCGCCAAGTCGCTGGGAGTGCCCGCGAGTTCGGTGCGGCGGTCGACCGATGTCTCCGGCGTCACGGTCGTCGTGGGCGCCGACTGGCGTACGGGTACGGCCTATCCGAAGCAGCCGGCTCCGCAGGCCGGGGGCCTGCCCGGCGACGCGGACGCCCTCAACGGCTCGGACGCCGGGCAGTGCATGGACGTGTACGCGCCCTACCGCTGGTAG
- a CDS encoding LCP family protein, translated as MDAQRRGRGDKIDPADQWVLNPNTGEYELRLTPSAAQSPVSGARASTPPTGAGGRTPGPRKTAPRDATSRHGTSRAGATRTDVPPQRRRRGAPEEPPPGRRGGRRPVRRTPKKAKKALVWTGGTMAFVLVGVGAAGYFYLQHLEGNVTTTDVGSAGASNFSKDEDFSILIIGTDKRTGEGNEGYGDKGSSGHADTTILLHVAKDRSNATALSIPRDLIVNIPDCPTKLEDGSEKIVPGLRGVRFNRSLGESGRDPGCTMRTVKENTGIQVDHFMMADFNAVKTLTTAVDGVDVCVEKPVNDKESKLVLPAGESKVEGEQALAFVRTRKSFGNSGDLDRIKVQQQFLGSLMRKMSSGDTLTSPSKLLKLAEAATEALTVDQAIGSVGTLKDVALELKKVPTKNISFATVPVVDNPAEQVKATVVLDQTKAPQVFDMIKNDVSFTEVKEQKKKEKDAQAARLKGTKAPASEVRVRVLNGSAVSGAAQKTLQYLQVEEGVTKSENGGNAPAELARTTLEYAPDQADQARRLADIMGLPGSALKPGESVTNSQGVPAMTLTLGKDFKGAGVKINAPVEAADVEKSTADKVKCAS; from the coding sequence GTGGACGCGCAACGCCGTGGGCGGGGGGACAAGATCGACCCCGCAGACCAGTGGGTACTCAATCCGAACACCGGTGAATACGAACTGCGACTGACTCCATCCGCAGCGCAGTCGCCGGTATCCGGGGCCCGCGCATCCACTCCCCCGACGGGGGCGGGCGGCCGTACGCCGGGACCGCGTAAGACGGCTCCCCGGGACGCGACTTCCCGTCACGGGACTTCCCGTGCGGGCGCCACCCGCACCGACGTTCCGCCCCAGCGCCGGCGGCGCGGTGCGCCCGAGGAGCCGCCGCCCGGGCGGCGCGGCGGGCGCCGGCCGGTGCGACGGACGCCGAAGAAGGCCAAGAAGGCGCTGGTGTGGACCGGCGGCACGATGGCGTTCGTCCTGGTCGGGGTCGGCGCGGCCGGCTACTTCTACCTCCAGCACCTGGAGGGCAACGTCACGACGACCGACGTCGGCAGCGCGGGCGCGAGCAACTTCAGCAAGGACGAGGACTTCAGCATCCTCATCATCGGCACGGACAAACGCACCGGCGAGGGCAACGAGGGCTACGGCGACAAGGGCAGCTCCGGGCACGCCGACACCACGATCCTGCTGCACGTCGCGAAGGACCGCTCCAACGCGACCGCGCTCAGCATCCCCCGGGACCTGATCGTGAACATCCCCGACTGCCCGACGAAGCTGGAGGACGGCTCGGAGAAGATCGTCCCGGGCCTGCGGGGCGTCCGGTTCAACCGGAGCCTCGGGGAGAGCGGCCGGGACCCGGGCTGCACGATGCGCACGGTGAAGGAGAACACCGGCATCCAGGTCGACCACTTCATGATGGCCGACTTCAACGCGGTGAAGACGCTGACGACGGCGGTGGACGGGGTCGACGTCTGTGTGGAGAAGCCGGTCAACGACAAGGAGTCCAAACTCGTCCTGCCCGCGGGCGAGTCGAAGGTCGAGGGCGAGCAGGCCCTCGCGTTCGTCCGTACCCGCAAGAGCTTCGGCAACAGCGGTGACCTGGACCGGATCAAGGTGCAGCAGCAGTTCCTGGGCTCGCTCATGCGCAAGATGTCCTCCGGTGACACCCTCACCAGCCCCTCGAAGCTGCTGAAGCTGGCCGAGGCCGCCACCGAGGCGCTGACCGTGGACCAGGCCATCGGCAGCGTCGGCACGCTGAAGGACGTCGCGCTGGAGCTGAAGAAGGTGCCGACGAAGAACATCAGCTTCGCGACGGTGCCGGTGGTGGACAACCCGGCGGAGCAGGTGAAGGCGACGGTCGTCCTCGACCAGACGAAGGCTCCCCAGGTGTTCGACATGATCAAGAACGACGTCTCGTTCACCGAGGTCAAGGAGCAGAAGAAGAAGGAGAAGGACGCCCAGGCAGCGCGGCTGAAGGGCACCAAGGCACCGGCCTCCGAGGTCCGGGTCCGGGTCCTCAACGGCAGTGCCGTCTCCGGTGCCGCGCAGAAGACCCTCCAGTACCTCCAGGTCGAGGAGGGCGTGACCAAGTCCGAGAACGGCGGGAACGCGCCCGCCGAACTGGCGAGGACCACGCTGGAGTACGCCCCCGACCAGGCCGACCAGGCCCGCCGCCTCGCCGACATCATGGGCCTGCCCGGGTCGGCGCTGAAGCCGGGCGAGAGCGTGACGAACTCCCAGGGCGTGCCCGCCATGACCCTGACCCTCGGCAAGGACTTCAAGGGCGCCGGTGTGAAGATCAACGCCCCGGTCGAGGCGGCGGACGTGGAGAAGTCCACCGCCGACAAGGTGAAGTGCGCGAGTTGA
- a CDS encoding LCP family protein has protein sequence MTQSGVRENETRQGVRQEPGPGESKSVTGGTPGGEGRPRHTRRLLRWSAAVLAVLILGTAGAGYLYYRHLNGNIKKDALNLGDSKVAAPTPNAAGQTPLNILLIGSDARDSKENQRLGGARETFGAAPLADVQMLLHLSADRTNMSVISMPRDTLVKIPKCTDPDDGKVYPGTQGRTMTNQSLGHGGPGCTVATWQALTGIHIDHFVMVDFAGVVSMADAVGGVPVCVDANIHSRTSDGKGSGLRLEKGTSYIQGEQALQWLRTRYGFEDGSDLARAKAQHMYMNAMVRQLRENATLSSPNKLRRLAEEATRALTVDPGLDTVKKLYDLSDELRKVKPERITMTTMPNRYVGARVEPTEDAEQLFRLVREDIALDGKDKDGKKTAEKASADPAAADGEIPVQVRNGTRTDTLAAARGRASTVTGLLKEQGFAQAVADTNGSWSEERTVVRYPSADLEGDAQRVAKALGIPLGSVKRSTDVSGVTLVVGADWREGTDYKTPKRNDKTPKSAEALNGADDKACMHVNPNFTW, from the coding sequence GTGACGCAGAGCGGTGTGCGGGAGAACGAAACGCGGCAGGGCGTCCGCCAGGAACCGGGCCCGGGTGAGAGCAAGTCGGTGACGGGCGGTACCCCCGGCGGCGAGGGGCGGCCTCGGCATACCCGGCGGCTGCTGAGGTGGTCCGCCGCCGTGCTCGCCGTCCTCATACTCGGGACGGCCGGGGCCGGATACCTCTACTACCGGCATCTCAACGGCAACATCAAGAAGGACGCGCTGAACCTCGGCGACAGCAAGGTCGCCGCGCCGACGCCGAACGCCGCCGGGCAGACCCCGCTGAACATCCTGCTCATCGGCTCGGACGCGCGGGACAGCAAGGAGAACCAGAGGCTCGGCGGCGCCCGTGAGACGTTCGGCGCCGCGCCGCTGGCGGACGTGCAGATGCTGCTGCACCTGTCCGCCGACCGCACCAACATGTCGGTCATCAGCATGCCCCGCGACACGCTCGTGAAGATCCCGAAGTGCACCGACCCGGACGACGGGAAGGTGTACCCGGGGACCCAGGGGCGCACGATGACCAACCAGAGCCTCGGACACGGGGGCCCGGGCTGCACGGTCGCCACCTGGCAGGCGCTCACCGGCATCCACATCGACCACTTCGTCATGGTCGACTTCGCGGGCGTGGTGTCGATGGCCGACGCCGTCGGCGGTGTCCCGGTGTGCGTCGACGCCAACATCCACTCCCGCACCTCCGACGGCAAGGGCTCGGGCCTGAGACTGGAGAAGGGCACCTCGTACATCCAGGGGGAGCAGGCCCTGCAGTGGCTGCGCACCCGCTACGGCTTCGAGGACGGCAGCGACCTCGCCCGCGCCAAGGCCCAGCACATGTACATGAACGCGATGGTCCGCCAGCTCCGCGAGAACGCCACCCTGAGCAGCCCGAACAAGCTCCGCAGACTGGCCGAGGAGGCCACCCGGGCGCTGACGGTCGACCCCGGCCTCGACACCGTCAAGAAGCTCTACGACCTCAGCGACGAGCTGCGCAAGGTGAAGCCGGAGCGCATCACCATGACCACGATGCCCAACCGGTACGTGGGCGCCCGCGTGGAGCCGACCGAGGACGCCGAGCAGCTGTTCCGGCTCGTGCGGGAGGACATCGCGCTGGACGGCAAGGACAAGGACGGGAAGAAGACGGCGGAGAAGGCCTCCGCCGACCCGGCCGCGGCCGACGGCGAGATCCCCGTCCAGGTCCGCAACGGCACCCGGACCGACACCCTGGCCGCGGCACGCGGGCGCGCGAGCACGGTGACCGGACTGCTGAAGGAGCAGGGCTTCGCCCAGGCCGTCGCCGACACCAACGGCTCGTGGAGCGAGGAGCGGACCGTCGTCCGCTACCCGAGCGCGGACCTGGAGGGCGACGCCCAGCGGGTCGCCAAGGCCCTCGGGATCCCGCTGGGTTCGGTGAAGCGGTCGACCGACGTCTCCGGCGTCACGCTCGTCGTGGGCGCCGACTGGCGGGAGGGCACGGACTACAAGACGCCGAAGCGCAACGACAAGACCCCGAAGTCGGCCGAGGCGCTCAACGGCGCGGACGACAAGGCCTGTATGCACGTGAACCCGAACTTCACCTGGTGA
- a CDS encoding glycosyltransferase family 2 protein, with protein MNANPDVRLPAVSVIMPVLNEERHLRGAVQAILAQEYAGEMEVVIALGPSADRTDEIAAELVAEDPRVHTVPNPTGRTPAALNAAINASRHPIVVRVDGHGMLSPDYIATAVRLLEETGAQNVGGIMHAEGENDWERAVAAAMTSKIGVGNAAFHTGGQAGPAETVYLGVFRREALEQQGGYNVEFIRAQDWELNFRIREAGGLIWFSPELKVSYRPRPSVKALAKQYKDYGRWRHVVARFHEGSINLRYLAPPTAVCAIAAGILVGALLTPWGFVVPGGYLAAILLGSVLAGKGLPLKARLQIPVALATMHMSWGWGFLTSPRSLARKVIASRRPAVRADAATG; from the coding sequence ATGAACGCCAATCCCGACGTGCGGCTCCCCGCCGTTTCCGTGATCATGCCCGTCCTCAATGAGGAACGGCATCTGCGGGGAGCAGTCCAAGCGATCCTCGCGCAGGAGTACGCCGGCGAGATGGAGGTCGTGATCGCCCTCGGTCCGTCCGCGGACCGCACGGACGAGATCGCCGCCGAGCTCGTGGCCGAAGACCCGCGTGTGCACACCGTCCCCAACCCCACCGGCCGTACCCCCGCCGCGTTGAACGCCGCGATCAACGCCTCCCGCCACCCGATCGTCGTCCGCGTCGACGGGCACGGCATGCTCTCGCCCGACTACATCGCCACCGCCGTACGGCTCCTGGAGGAGACCGGCGCGCAGAACGTCGGCGGCATCATGCACGCCGAGGGCGAGAACGACTGGGAGCGTGCCGTCGCCGCCGCGATGACCTCGAAGATCGGGGTCGGCAACGCCGCCTTCCACACCGGGGGACAGGCGGGCCCGGCCGAGACCGTCTACCTCGGGGTCTTCCGGCGCGAGGCGCTGGAGCAGCAGGGCGGCTACAACGTGGAGTTCATCCGCGCCCAGGACTGGGAGCTGAACTTCCGTATCCGCGAGGCCGGCGGGCTGATCTGGTTCTCGCCCGAGCTGAAGGTGTCGTACCGGCCGCGGCCGAGCGTGAAGGCGCTCGCCAAGCAGTACAAGGACTACGGCCGCTGGCGGCACGTCGTCGCCCGCTTCCACGAGGGCTCCATCAACCTGCGCTATCTCGCCCCGCCGACCGCCGTGTGCGCGATCGCGGCCGGGATCCTGGTGGGCGCGCTGCTGACGCCGTGGGGCTTCGTGGTGCCCGGCGGTTATCTCGCGGCGATCCTGCTCGGCTCGGTCCTGGCGGGCAAGGGGCTGCCGCTGAAGGCGCGGCTCCAGATCCCCGTGGCGCTGGCCACCATGCACATGTCGTGGGGCTGGGGCTTCCTGACCAGCCCGCGGTCGCTGGCCCGCAAGGTGATAGCGAGCCGGCGTCCGGCGGTCCGGGCGGACGCGGCCACCGGCTGA
- a CDS encoding LCP family protein — protein MPTPPRSPRSTAAPQRRPQPAPGRASRRHAPPVRRRKPRWGMRMVTTLSVVVLASAGIGHAVMTSLDADIARVDPFKDMKNRPQAGHGMNVLLVGTDGREKISKEERRKYRLGGAPCRCTDTIMIVHISGDRERASVVSLPRDSYAVLPAHVDRTTGKRHGAHPVKLNAAYAEGGPQLTVRTVESMTKVKIDHYVEVDFTSFMRTVDVVGGVQICTADPLKDSYTGLNLPAGRHTLAGGQALQYVRARHIDGASDLGRMKRQQRFMAALVERITSSGILLNPMKFRDVTRAVLGSVRADKGFGTDEMLDLGRAMRNFSPSSSEFTTVPIGRMGYAVKGVGSTLKWDPVKAERLFHALREDQPLSVHGPRGAARIVSVAPQQIRVQVENGTRTPGLGRRVDAALASTGFRTTRAPVNAAAREVKRTIVAHDPRWDRSAKSLATALPGSELRPVKGLGATLKVIAGTDFERVRKVRAEDPGQGEFGVVRGDEVACS, from the coding sequence TTGCCCACGCCGCCGCGGTCCCCTCGGTCCACCGCCGCCCCGCAGCGCCGCCCGCAGCCCGCCCCCGGGCGGGCTTCCCGCAGGCACGCGCCGCCCGTACGGCGCCGGAAGCCGCGCTGGGGCATGCGGATGGTCACCACCCTGTCCGTGGTGGTCCTCGCGTCCGCCGGTATCGGGCACGCGGTGATGACCAGCCTCGACGCGGACATCGCCCGGGTCGACCCCTTCAAGGACATGAAGAACCGGCCGCAGGCGGGCCACGGCATGAACGTGCTGCTGGTCGGCACCGACGGTCGCGAGAAGATCAGCAAGGAGGAGCGGCGGAAGTACCGGCTGGGCGGTGCGCCCTGCCGCTGCACCGACACGATCATGATCGTGCACATCTCGGGGGACCGGGAGCGGGCGAGTGTGGTGAGCCTGCCACGCGACTCGTACGCCGTGCTGCCGGCGCACGTCGACCGTACGACGGGCAAGCGGCACGGGGCGCACCCGGTCAAGCTGAACGCGGCGTACGCCGAGGGCGGGCCGCAGCTGACCGTGCGGACGGTCGAGAGCATGACGAAGGTGAAGATCGACCACTACGTGGAGGTCGACTTCACCAGCTTCATGAGGACGGTGGACGTGGTCGGGGGCGTACAGATCTGCACCGCCGACCCCCTCAAGGACAGTTACACCGGACTGAACCTCCCGGCCGGACGGCACACGCTGGCGGGCGGGCAGGCGCTTCAGTACGTCCGCGCCCGGCACATCGACGGGGCCTCGGACCTCGGCCGGATGAAACGCCAGCAGCGCTTCATGGCGGCGCTCGTGGAGCGGATCACCTCCTCGGGGATCCTCCTCAACCCGATGAAGTTCCGGGACGTGACCCGGGCGGTGCTCGGCTCGGTCCGGGCCGACAAGGGCTTCGGCACGGACGAGATGCTGGACCTGGGCCGGGCCATGCGGAACTTCTCCCCCTCCTCCTCCGAGTTCACGACCGTCCCGATCGGGCGGATGGGATACGCCGTGAAGGGCGTCGGCTCGACGCTGAAGTGGGACCCCGTGAAGGCGGAGCGGCTCTTCCACGCCCTGCGCGAGGACCAGCCGCTGTCGGTGCACGGGCCCCGCGGCGCGGCACGGATCGTCTCGGTCGCCCCGCAGCAGATCCGCGTGCAGGTGGAGAACGGCACGCGCACGCCCGGGCTGGGCCGCCGCGTGGACGCGGCCCTGGCCTCGACGGGCTTCCGTACGACCCGGGCCCCGGTGAACGCCGCCGCCCGCGAGGTCAAGCGCACGATCGTCGCCCACGACCCCCGCTGGGACCGCTCGGCCAAATCCCTCGCCACCGCCCTGCCGGGCAGCGAACTCCGCCCGGTCAAGGGCCTGGGCGCGACCCTGAAGGTCATCGCGGGTACGGATTTCGAGCGCGTGCGCAAGGTACGGGCCGAGGACCCTGGGCAGGGCGAGTTCGGAGTGGTGCGGGGCGATGAGGTGGCGTGCTCGTAG
- a CDS encoding four-helix bundle copper-binding protein, producing the protein MTQQATVTPLSKEMQECVQACMTCHSVCEETMSSCLQMGGQAQMQIMRAVMDCAEMTRLCADMMMRRSPLSAEMCAMCARACDMCAEACMSMPDDAQMMRCAEACRRCAEMCRSMSAATM; encoded by the coding sequence ATGACCCAGCAAGCCACCGTGACCCCGCTGAGCAAGGAGATGCAGGAGTGCGTCCAGGCCTGCATGACCTGCCACAGCGTGTGCGAGGAGACCATGAGCTCCTGCCTGCAGATGGGCGGCCAGGCCCAGATGCAGATCATGCGCGCGGTCATGGACTGCGCCGAGATGACGCGCCTGTGCGCCGACATGATGATGCGCCGCTCGCCGCTGTCGGCCGAGATGTGCGCGATGTGCGCCCGGGCCTGTGACATGTGCGCCGAGGCGTGTATGTCCATGCCGGACGACGCCCAGATGATGCGCTGCGCCGAGGCGTGTCGCCGCTGTGCCGAGATGTGCCGCTCGATGTCGGCCGCCACGATGTGA
- a CDS encoding LCP family protein, producing MNNWPEGWSDDNRGSRYGRGSASAQPESARVMRQVRRGPAPSPGQGAYGGAAPYTGGVPQQPSYVNGGYAEPPGGYDSGYNTGQVYGSPGGRGPGGPGDDMYEPRPAPNWRRRIKVTAITVATVLVVTSVATYFWADSKLNRDVDLSKVIDRPEAGEGTNYLIVGSDSREGMSAEDKKRLRTGSAKGKRTDSMMILHVGDNGPTLISLPRDSNVTIPQFQGSESGKTRPAMGANKLNAAYSIDGPTLLVRTVEYNTGLHIDHYVEIGFGGFANIVDAVGGVEMDIPQDIKDTKSGADLKRGKQTLNGEQALAFVRTRYALAGSDLDRTKNQQKFLSALANQVATPSTILNPFKLYPTMGAGLDSLVVDKDMGLFDLASMFWAMKGVSGGEGKSMNMPIAGNSANGNLQWDNAKVKALVKQLKNDEPVTVSSG from the coding sequence ATGAACAATTGGCCCGAGGGATGGTCCGACGACAACCGCGGCAGCCGCTACGGACGCGGAAGCGCGAGCGCACAGCCCGAGAGCGCCCGTGTGATGCGGCAGGTCCGCCGCGGTCCGGCGCCGTCGCCCGGGCAGGGTGCCTACGGTGGTGCGGCGCCGTACACCGGCGGGGTTCCGCAGCAGCCGTCGTACGTCAACGGCGGCTACGCCGAGCCGCCGGGCGGCTACGACAGCGGCTACAACACCGGCCAGGTCTACGGGTCCCCCGGTGGCAGAGGCCCCGGCGGTCCGGGCGACGACATGTACGAGCCGCGCCCCGCGCCGAACTGGCGCCGCCGCATCAAGGTGACGGCCATCACGGTCGCGACGGTGCTGGTCGTGACGAGCGTCGCCACGTACTTCTGGGCAGACTCCAAGCTCAACCGCGACGTCGACCTGTCGAAGGTCATCGACCGGCCGGAGGCGGGCGAGGGCACGAACTACCTGATCGTCGGCTCCGACAGCCGTGAGGGCATGTCGGCCGAGGACAAGAAGAGGCTGCGCACCGGCTCCGCCAAGGGCAAGCGCACGGACTCGATGATGATCCTTCACGTCGGCGACAACGGGCCCACGCTCATCTCCCTGCCTCGCGACTCGAACGTCACGATCCCGCAGTTTCAGGGCTCCGAGTCCGGCAAGACCAGGCCCGCGATGGGCGCCAACAAGCTGAACGCGGCGTACTCGATCGACGGGCCCACGCTGCTGGTGCGCACGGTCGAGTACAACACGGGCCTGCACATCGACCACTACGTCGAGATCGGCTTCGGCGGCTTCGCGAACATCGTGGACGCGGTCGGCGGGGTCGAGATGGACATTCCGCAGGACATCAAGGACACCAAGTCCGGCGCGGACCTCAAGAGGGGTAAGCAGACTCTCAACGGCGAGCAGGCCTTGGCCTTCGTCCGCACCCGCTACGCGCTCGCCGGCTCCGACCTTGACCGTACGAAGAACCAGCAGAAATTCCTCTCGGCCCTGGCCAACCAGGTCGCCACGCCGAGCACGATCCTCAACCCGTTCAAGCTGTACCCGACCATGGGCGCGGGCCTGGACTCCCTCGTGGTCGACAAGGACATGGGCCTGTTCGACCTGGCGTCCATGTTCTGGGCGATGAAGGGCGTCAGCGGCGGCGAGGGCAAGTCCATGAACATGCCGATCGCGGGCAACTCCGCGAACGGCAACCTCCAGTGGGACAACGCCAAGGTGAAGGCGCTGGTGAAGCAGCTGAAGAACGACGAACCCGTGACGGTGAGCAGCGGCTGA
- a CDS encoding acyl-CoA thioesterase: MTDQAPVADSGTPDIPGKPTSASRTTLSHIMTHNDTNLLGTVHGGVIMKLVDDAAGAVAGRHSGGPAVTASMDEMAFLEPVRVGDLVHVKAQVNWTGRTSMEVGVRVLAERWNESAPPTQVGSAYLVFAAVDADGKPRRVPPVLPETERDRRRYQEAQIRRTHRLARRRAIMELREKRAAEGFEDCSRTE; the protein is encoded by the coding sequence ATGACAGACCAGGCCCCAGTTGCGGATTCCGGCACTCCGGATATCCCGGGCAAGCCGACTTCGGCGTCCCGCACCACCCTCAGCCACATCATGACCCACAACGACACGAACCTTCTCGGGACGGTGCACGGCGGGGTCATCATGAAGCTGGTCGACGACGCGGCGGGGGCCGTGGCCGGGCGGCACTCCGGCGGGCCGGCCGTCACCGCGTCCATGGACGAGATGGCCTTCCTGGAGCCGGTCCGCGTCGGTGACCTGGTCCACGTCAAGGCGCAGGTCAACTGGACCGGCCGTACTTCCATGGAGGTCGGCGTGCGGGTCCTCGCCGAACGCTGGAACGAGTCGGCCCCGCCCACCCAGGTCGGCTCCGCCTACCTCGTCTTCGCGGCGGTCGACGCCGACGGCAAGCCCCGCCGGGTCCCCCCGGTCCTCCCGGAGACCGAACGCGACAGGCGCCGCTACCAGGAGGCCCAGATCCGCCGTACCCACCGCCTGGCCCGCCGCCGGGCGATCATGGAGCTGCGGGAGAAGCGGGCGGCGGAGGGGTTCGAGGACTGTTCGAGGACTGAGTGA
- a CDS encoding acyl-CoA dehydrogenase has translation MAGSADFDLYRPSEEHDMLRDAVRSLAEAKIAPYAAVVDEEARFPQEALDALVANDLHAVHVPEEYGGSGADALATVIVIEEVARVCASSSLIPAVNKLGSLPVILSGSEELKKKYMAPLAKGDGMFSYCLSEPDAGSDAAGMKTKAVRDGDHYVLNGVKRWITNAGESEFYTVMAVTDPAKRSKGISAFVVEKSDEGVSFGAPEKKLGIKGSPTREVYLDNVRIPADRMIGEEGTGFATAMKTLDHTRITIAAQALGIAQGALDYAKGYVKERKQFGKPIADFQGIQFMLADMAMKISAARALTYQAAAASERGDADLTYLGAAAKCFASDAAMEVTTDAVQLLGGYGYTRDYPVERMMRDAKITQIYEGTNQVQRIVMARNLP, from the coding sequence TTGGCCGGATCGGCTGACTTCGACCTGTACCGCCCGTCCGAGGAGCACGACATGCTCCGCGACGCCGTCCGCTCGCTGGCCGAGGCGAAGATCGCGCCGTACGCCGCCGTGGTGGACGAGGAGGCCCGCTTCCCGCAGGAGGCGCTCGACGCGCTGGTCGCCAACGACCTGCACGCCGTGCACGTACCCGAGGAGTACGGCGGCTCGGGCGCCGACGCGCTCGCCACCGTCATAGTGATCGAGGAGGTCGCGCGAGTCTGCGCCTCGTCCTCCCTCATACCCGCGGTGAACAAGCTGGGCTCGCTCCCCGTGATCCTCTCCGGCTCCGAGGAGCTGAAGAAGAAGTACATGGCCCCGCTCGCCAAGGGCGACGGCATGTTCTCGTACTGCCTGTCGGAGCCGGACGCCGGCTCCGACGCCGCCGGCATGAAGACGAAGGCCGTCCGCGACGGCGACCACTACGTCCTCAACGGCGTGAAGCGCTGGATCACCAACGCGGGCGAGTCCGAGTTCTACACGGTGATGGCGGTCACGGACCCGGCCAAGCGTTCCAAGGGCATCTCGGCCTTCGTCGTCGAGAAGTCCGACGAGGGCGTCTCCTTCGGCGCCCCGGAGAAGAAGCTCGGCATCAAGGGCTCCCCGACCCGCGAGGTCTACCTCGACAACGTCCGTATCCCCGCCGACCGCATGATCGGCGAGGAGGGCACCGGCTTCGCCACGGCGATGAAGACCCTCGACCACACCCGCATCACCATCGCCGCCCAGGCCCTCGGCATCGCCCAGGGCGCCCTCGACTACGCCAAGGGCTACGTCAAGGAGCGCAAGCAGTTCGGCAAGCCGATCGCCGACTTCCAGGGCATCCAGTTCATGCTCGCCGACATGGCCATGAAGATCTCGGCCGCCCGCGCCCTGACCTATCAGGCCGCAGCCGCCTCCGAGCGCGGCGACGCCGACCTCACCTACCTGGGCGCCGCCGCCAAGTGCTTCGCCTCGGACGCGGCCATGGAGGTCACCACGGACGCGGTCCAGCTCCTCGGCGGCTACGGCTACACCCGCGACTACCCGGTGGAGCGCATGATGCGCGACGCCAAGATCACGCAGATTTATGAAGGCACGAACCAGGTTCAGCGCATCGTGATGGCGCGCAATCTGCCGTAA